One segment of Pelecanus crispus isolate bPelCri1 chromosome 2, bPelCri1.pri, whole genome shotgun sequence DNA contains the following:
- the FZD8 gene encoding frizzled-8, with translation MEWSYLLEITSLLAALSLLQRAGCAAASAAAAAASSSSSAKELSCQEITVPLCKGIGYNYTYMPNQFNHDTQDEAGLEVHQFWPLVEIQCSSDLRFFLCSMYTPICLEDYKKPLPPCRSVCERAKAGCAPLMRQYGFAWPDRMRCDRLPEQGSPDTLCMDYNRTDLTTAAPPPAKPPLRGAKPGGPAKAPPAAAAPPPPAEAPRKPRPPPPCEPGCQCRAPMVSVSSERHPLYNRVKTGQIANCALPCHNPYFSPDERAFTAFWIGLWSVLCFLSTFATVSTFLIDMERFKYPERPIIFLAACYLFVSLGYLVRLVAGHEKVACSGGAGAGGAGPGAAGAGGGAGAAAGGRGAAGGAAELQPELAVAEHVRYESTGPALCTVVFLLVYFFGMASSIWWVILSLTWFLAAGMKWGNEAIAGYAQYFHLAAWLLPSVKSIAVLALSSVDGDPVAGICYVGNQSLENLRGFVLAPLLIYLAIGSMFLLAGFVSLFRIRSVIKQQGGPTKTHKLEKLMIRLGLFTVLYTVPAASVVACLFYEQHNRPRWEATHNCPCLRDQQPDQARRPDYAVFMLKYFMCLVVGITSGVWVWSGKTLESWRALCTRCCWASKGAAVAGGTGAGAGGQAAIAAAGGLGAGGGGSLYSDVSTGLTWRSGTASSVSYPKQMPLSQV, from the coding sequence ATGGAGTGGAGTTACCTGTTGGAAATCACCTCGCTGCTCGCcgccctgtccctgctgcagcgCGCCGGCTgcgccgccgcctcggccgccgccgccgccgcctcctcctcctcctcggccaAGGAGCTGTCGTGCCAGGAGATCACCGTGCCCCTCTGCAAGGGCATCGGCTACAACTACACCTACATGCCCAACCAGTTCAACCACGACACGCAGGACGAGGCCGGGCTGGAGGTGCACCAGTTCTGGCCGCTGGTGGAGATCCAGTGCTCCAGCGACCTGcgcttcttcctctgcagcatgtACACCCCCATCTGCCTGGAGGACTACAAGAAGCCGCTGCCGCCCTGCCGCAGCGTCTGCGAGCGGGCCAAGGCCGGCTGCGCCCCGCTCATGCGCCAGTACGGCTTCGCCTGGCCCGACAGGATGCGCTGCGACCGCCTCCCCGAGCAGGGCAGCCCGGACACGCTCTGCATGGACTACAACCGCACGGACCTCAccacggccgccccgccgcccgccaaGCCCCCGCTCCGCGGCGCCAAGCCCGGCGGCCCCGCCAaggcgccccccgccgccgccgcgcccccgccgccggccgagGCCCCGCGCaagccgcggccgccgccgccctgcgAGCCGGGCTGCCAGTGCCGGGCGCCCATGGTGTCGGTGTCCAGCGAGCGGCACCCGCTCTACAACCGCGTCAAGACGGGGCAGATCGCCAACtgcgccctgccctgccacaaCCCCTACTTCAGCCCCGACGAGCGCGCCTTCACCGCCTTCTGGATCGGGCTCTGGTCCGTGCTCTGCTTCCTCTCCACCTTCGCCACCGTCTCCACCTTCCTCATCGACATGGAGCGCTTCAAGTACCCCGAGCGCCCCATCATCTTCCTGGCCGCCTGCTACCTCTTCGTCTCCCTCGGCTACCTGGTGCGGCTGGTGGCCGGCCACGAGAAGGTGGCgtgcagcggcggggcgggggcgggcggcgcggggcccggggcggcgggggccggcggcggagcgggggcggccgcggggggccgcggggcggcgggcggcgcggccgagCTGCAGCCCGAGCTGGCGGTGGCCGAGCACGTGCGGTACGAGAGCACCGGCCCGGCGCTGTGCACCGTGGTCTTCCTGCTCGTCTACTTCTTCGGCATGGCCAGCTCCATCTGGTGGGTCATCCTCTCGCTCACCTGGTTCCTCGCAGCCGGCATGAAGTGGGGCAACGAGGCCATCGCCGGCTACGCGCAGTACTTCCACCTGGCCgcctggctgctccccagcgTCAAGTCCATCGCCGTGCTGGCGCTCAGCTCCGTGGACGGGGACCCCGTGGCCGGCATCTGCTACGTGGGCAACCAGAGCCTGGAGAACTTGCGGGGCTTCGTGCTGGCGCCGCTGCTCATCTACCTGGCCATCGGCTCCATGTTCCTGCTCGCCGGCTTCGTCTCGCTGTTCCGCATCCGCAGCGTCATCAAGCAGCAGGGCGGCCCCACCAAGACCCACAAGCTGGAGAAGCTGATGATCCGCCTGGGCCTCTTCACCGTGCTCTACACCGTGCCCGCCGCCAGCGTGGTCGCCTGCCTCTTCTACGAGCAGCACAACCGGCCCCGCTGGGAGGCCACGCACAACTGCCCCTGCCTGCGCGACCAGCAGCCTGACCAGGCCCGCCGCCCCGACTACGCCGTCTTCATGCTCAAGTACTTCATGTGCCTGGTGGTGGGCATCACCTCCGGCGTTTGGGTCTGGTCCGGCAAGACCCTCGAGTCCTGGAGGGCCCTCTGCACCCGCTGCTGCTGGGCCAGCAAAGGTGCTGCCGtggctgggggcacaggggcaggagcaggcggGCAGGCGGCCATCGCCGCAGCAGGAGGacttggggcggggggtggcggCTCACTCTACAGCGATGTCAGCACCGGCCTGACGTGGAGGTCGGGCACCGCCAGCTCCGTCTCCTACCCCAAGCAGATGCCCCTGTCTCAAGTgtga